A single Pseudomonas putida DNA region contains:
- a CDS encoding pirin family protein has protein sequence MLQLRPFEGLGHANHGWLDAHHHFSFAEYYDPARMHWGNLRVWNDDLIAAGSGFPPHPHRDMEIITYVREGAITHQDSLGNKGRTEAGDVQVMSAGSGIVHSEYNLEEVDTRIFQIWIVPEKVGDAPSWGTRPFPKGERGEGFVTLASGRAGDEDSLQIRTDARLVAATLRAGETAEYRFDAGRRGYLVPAKGLVEVNGLRAKGRDGVAIEQEEVLKVTAIEDSEIVLVDVA, from the coding sequence ATGCTGCAACTGCGCCCGTTCGAAGGCCTTGGCCACGCCAACCACGGCTGGCTCGACGCCCATCACCACTTCTCGTTTGCCGAATACTACGACCCGGCGCGCATGCACTGGGGCAACCTGCGGGTCTGGAACGACGACCTGATCGCTGCCGGCAGCGGCTTCCCGCCGCACCCGCACCGCGACATGGAAATCATCACCTATGTGCGTGAAGGCGCCATTACCCACCAGGACAGCCTGGGCAACAAGGGCCGTACCGAGGCTGGCGACGTGCAGGTGATGAGTGCCGGTAGCGGCATCGTGCACAGCGAGTACAACCTGGAAGAGGTCGATACCCGCATCTTCCAGATCTGGATTGTGCCGGAGAAGGTTGGCGATGCACCGTCCTGGGGGACCCGCCCGTTCCCGAAAGGCGAGCGCGGTGAAGGCTTCGTGACCCTGGCCAGCGGCCGCGCGGGTGACGAGGACAGCTTGCAGATCCGTACCGATGCACGGCTGGTGGCCGCGACGTTGCGCGCTGGCGAAACCGCCGAATACCGCTTCGATGCCGGGCGCCGGGGTTACCTGGTGCCGGCCAAGGGGCTGGTGGAAGTCAATGGGCTGCGTGCCAAGGGCCGGGATGGGGTGGCGATCGAGCAGGAGGAAGTGCTCAAGGTCACCGCTATCGAGGACAGCGAAATCGTCCTGGTCGATGTTGCATAA
- the pgm gene encoding phosphoglucomutase (alpha-D-glucose-1,6-bisphosphate-dependent): MTLSPLAGKPAPASVLVDIPRLLTAYYTGRPDAAVAAQRVAFGTSGHRGSSFDLSFNEHHVLAITQAICLYRQEKAIDGPLFIGADTHALSAPAAASALEVLAANGVQVMLSKDDEYTPTPAVSHAILCYNRGRSQGLADGIVITPSHNPPQSGGFKYNPPNGGPADSDVTKWIEAKANELLAAGLVGVKRMDHAQALQAATTQRHDYVTHYVADLENVIDFDVIRGANLRLGVDPLGGAGVRYWSAIAERYQLNLEVVNTEVDPTFRFMCVDWDGQIRMDPSSPYAMQGLIGLRERFDVAFACDPDHDRHGIVTADGLLQPNNYLAVAIDYLYRNRPQWRSDAAVGKTVVSSGLIDRVTERLGRELYEVPVGFKFFAQGLFDGTLGFGGEESAGASFLRKDGTVWATDKDGLIPALLAAEMTARTGRNPSQAYNDLTAALGKPFATRVEAKADARQKAALSKLAPEQVKSTELAGEPIVQILSHAPGNGQAIGGLKVMTANGWFAARPSGTEDIYKIYAESFVDEAHLKRLVEEAQVLVDAAIA, from the coding sequence ATGACGCTCAGTCCTTTGGCAGGCAAGCCGGCTCCGGCCAGCGTGCTGGTCGATATCCCCCGCCTGCTCACCGCTTACTACACCGGCCGCCCTGACGCCGCCGTGGCGGCCCAGCGCGTGGCCTTCGGCACCTCGGGGCACCGGGGCAGCTCGTTCGACCTGAGCTTCAACGAGCACCATGTGCTGGCGATCACCCAGGCCATCTGCCTGTACCGCCAGGAAAAGGCCATCGACGGCCCGCTGTTCATCGGCGCCGACACCCACGCGCTGTCCGCGCCGGCCGCGGCCAGTGCGCTGGAAGTGCTGGCCGCCAATGGCGTGCAGGTGATGCTGTCCAAGGACGATGAATACACCCCGACGCCAGCGGTGTCGCATGCCATCCTCTGCTACAACCGTGGCCGCAGCCAGGGCCTGGCCGATGGCATCGTCATCACCCCGTCGCACAACCCGCCACAGAGCGGTGGCTTCAAGTACAACCCGCCCAACGGCGGCCCGGCCGACAGTGACGTGACCAAGTGGATCGAGGCCAAGGCCAACGAACTGCTGGCCGCAGGCCTTGTCGGGGTCAAGCGCATGGACCATGCCCAGGCGCTGCAGGCCGCCACCACCCAGCGTCATGACTATGTGACGCACTACGTGGCTGATTTGGAAAACGTCATCGACTTCGACGTCATTCGTGGCGCCAACCTGCGCCTGGGCGTCGACCCGCTGGGCGGGGCAGGGGTGCGCTACTGGTCGGCGATCGCCGAGCGCTACCAGCTGAATCTGGAAGTGGTGAACACCGAAGTCGACCCGACCTTCCGCTTCATGTGCGTGGACTGGGACGGCCAGATCCGCATGGACCCATCCTCGCCTTACGCCATGCAAGGCCTGATCGGCCTGCGCGAGCGTTTTGACGTTGCCTTTGCCTGCGACCCGGACCACGACCGCCACGGCATCGTCACCGCTGACGGCTTGCTGCAGCCGAACAACTACCTGGCGGTGGCCATCGATTACCTGTATCGCAACCGCCCGCAATGGCGCAGTGACGCCGCGGTGGGCAAGACCGTGGTATCCAGCGGCTTGATCGACCGCGTCACCGAGCGCCTGGGCCGTGAGCTGTACGAAGTGCCGGTGGGCTTCAAGTTCTTTGCCCAGGGCCTGTTCGACGGAACCCTCGGCTTTGGCGGTGAAGAGAGTGCTGGTGCGTCGTTCCTGCGCAAGGACGGCACGGTCTGGGCGACCGACAAGGATGGCCTGATTCCGGCGCTGTTGGCGGCCGAGATGACTGCCCGTACCGGGCGCAACCCGAGCCAGGCGTACAACGACCTGACTGCAGCGCTGGGCAAGCCGTTCGCCACCCGTGTCGAGGCCAAGGCCGATGCACGGCAGAAGGCGGCGTTGAGCAAGCTGGCACCTGAGCAGGTGAAGTCGACCGAACTGGCGGGTGAGCCAATCGTGCAGATCCTCAGCCATGCGCCGGGCAATGGCCAGGCGATTGGTGGTTTGAAGGTGATGACGGCCAATGGCTGGTTTGCCGCGCGACCATCGGGCACTGAAGACATCTACAAGATCTACGCCGAGAGCTTTGTCGACGAAGCGCACCTCAAGCGCCTGGTGGAAGAGGCGCAGGTGCTGGTGGATGCGGCGATTGCCTGA
- a CDS encoding ATP-dependent DNA helicase, with amino-acid sequence MSYRVAVRALCEFSAKVGDLDLRFTPSPTAQEGIEGHRRVVARRAAGYEAEVALEGEYQGLLVRGRADGYDPVANRLEEIKTYRGDLARQPANHRQLHWAQAKVYAWLLCQARQLPAIEVALVYLDVDNDSQTLISEHYRADALQGFFEMQCQRFLAWAVAQQQRLAERDQGLQALGFPYPQFRQGQRQLAETLYKAVSTGRCLMAQASTGIGKTLGTLFPLLKAMVPQQLDKVFFLTAKTPGRALALDALGQISAGTPQPALRTLELIARDKACEYPDKACHGESCPLAQGFYDRLPAAREAAAMRPMLDRAGLREVALAHQVCPYYLGQEMARWVDVLVADYNYYFDAHALLFSLTQLNQWRVAVLVDEAHNLVERGRGMYSATLDQGQLLALRQSKPQGLGSALDRLNRQWNALYKAQQAPYQASEQLPEAFLRALQQCIGLIQERMNEKPAEIDAQMLQFFYQALQFSRVAELFDEHFLFDISLREGPRKRQLASLCLRNVTPARLLAPRMQAARSVTLFSATLSPRHFYTDLLGMPADTAWLEVAAPFRAEQLEVRIASQVSTRYRERQASLAPITELIADQYQRQPGNYLAFFSSFEYLQQVASLLAERHPGIPLWAQAPGMDEAARQAFLDRFVANGQGVGFAVLGGAFGEGVDLPGTRLIGAFVATLGLPQVNPVNEQFKQRLGRQFGAGFDYAYLYPGVRKVIQAAGRVIRGDQDRGVLVLIDERFAEQRVQQMFPAWWQVAVK; translated from the coding sequence GTGAGTTATCGCGTGGCGGTGCGGGCACTGTGCGAGTTCAGCGCCAAGGTCGGTGACCTGGACCTGCGCTTCACCCCATCACCCACGGCTCAGGAAGGTATCGAAGGGCATCGTCGGGTGGTCGCCCGGCGCGCCGCAGGCTATGAGGCGGAGGTCGCCCTAGAGGGCGAGTACCAAGGCTTGCTGGTACGCGGGCGCGCCGATGGCTACGACCCGGTCGCCAATCGACTGGAAGAGATCAAGACCTACCGCGGCGACCTGGCGCGGCAGCCGGCCAATCATCGCCAGTTGCACTGGGCTCAGGCCAAGGTCTATGCCTGGCTGCTGTGCCAGGCGCGGCAGTTGCCGGCCATCGAGGTGGCGTTGGTCTATCTGGATGTCGACAACGACAGCCAGACGCTGATCAGCGAGCACTACCGCGCCGATGCGTTGCAGGGCTTCTTCGAAATGCAGTGCCAGCGTTTTCTCGCTTGGGCCGTGGCTCAGCAACAGCGTCTTGCCGAACGCGACCAGGGTTTGCAGGCCTTGGGCTTTCCTTACCCCCAGTTCCGCCAGGGCCAGCGGCAACTGGCGGAAACCTTGTACAAGGCCGTCAGTACCGGGCGCTGCCTGATGGCCCAGGCCAGTACGGGTATCGGCAAGACCCTCGGCACCTTGTTCCCGCTGCTCAAGGCCATGGTCCCGCAGCAGCTGGACAAGGTGTTTTTCCTCACGGCCAAGACCCCGGGCCGGGCGTTGGCGCTGGACGCGCTGGGCCAGATCAGCGCGGGCACGCCGCAGCCAGCGTTGCGCACCCTTGAGCTGATCGCCCGGGACAAGGCCTGCGAATACCCGGACAAAGCCTGCCATGGCGAGTCTTGCCCGCTGGCCCAAGGCTTCTACGACCGCCTGCCCGCTGCACGCGAGGCAGCGGCCATGCGGCCCATGCTCGACCGCGCCGGCTTGCGCGAGGTGGCCTTGGCGCACCAGGTTTGTCCGTATTACCTCGGCCAGGAAATGGCCCGCTGGGTGGACGTGCTGGTGGCCGACTACAACTACTACTTCGATGCCCACGCCTTGCTGTTCAGCCTGACCCAGCTCAACCAGTGGCGGGTCGCGGTATTGGTGGACGAGGCGCACAACCTGGTCGAGCGCGGCCGCGGCATGTATAGCGCCACCCTCGACCAGGGCCAGTTGCTCGCCTTGCGTCAAAGCAAGCCGCAGGGGCTCGGCAGCGCCCTGGACAGGCTGAATCGGCAGTGGAATGCGCTGTACAAGGCGCAGCAGGCTCCGTACCAGGCCAGTGAACAATTGCCGGAGGCCTTTCTGCGGGCCCTGCAGCAGTGCATCGGGCTGATCCAGGAGCGCATGAACGAAAAACCCGCCGAGATCGATGCCCAGATGTTGCAGTTCTTCTACCAGGCGCTGCAGTTCAGCCGGGTGGCCGAGCTGTTCGACGAGCATTTCCTGTTCGACATCAGCCTGCGCGAAGGCCCGCGCAAGCGGCAGCTGGCCAGCCTGTGCCTGCGTAACGTCACCCCGGCCCGGCTGCTCGCCCCACGCATGCAGGCGGCGCGCAGTGTGACGCTGTTTTCCGCCACCTTGAGCCCACGGCACTTTTATACCGACCTGCTCGGCATGCCGGCCGACACCGCCTGGCTGGAGGTGGCAGCACCGTTCCGCGCCGAGCAGCTCGAAGTGCGTATCGCCAGCCAGGTCTCGACCCGCTATCGCGAACGCCAGGCTTCACTGGCGCCGATTACCGAGCTGATTGCCGACCAGTATCAGCGCCAGCCAGGCAACTATCTGGCGTTCTTCAGCAGTTTCGAGTACCTGCAGCAGGTGGCCAGCCTGCTTGCCGAGCGTCACCCCGGCATCCCGCTGTGGGCCCAGGCACCGGGCATGGATGAAGCCGCGCGCCAGGCCTTTCTCGATCGCTTCGTGGCAAACGGGCAGGGGGTAGGCTTTGCCGTGCTCGGCGGGGCGTTCGGTGAAGGCGTCGACTTGCCTGGAACCCGCCTGATCGGGGCCTTCGTCGCCACCCTTGGCCTGCCCCAGGTCAACCCGGTCAACGAACAGTTCAAGCAGCGCCTGGGCCGGCAGTTTGGCGCCGGTTTCGACTATGCCTACCTGTACCCCGGCGTGCGCAAGGTGATCCAGGCCGCCGGGCGGGTCATCCGGGGCGACCAGGACCGCGGTGTGCTGGTGCTGATCGACGAACGATTCGCCGAACAGCGGGTACAGCAGATGTTCCCGGCATGGTGGCAGGTGGCCGTTAAATAA
- a CDS encoding VRR-NUC domain-containing protein, with the protein MIAHSVDDPLYYLHNFRQVLRWVESRYADLLDEQELAFVQAFAALAQPAQALMVRMVMRKGELFRCDRLDYAEIGDTAAALQPLLALGWVREPEVLSLEQLFALLRKDELALGFAGQLARPSAAKGDLLEQLRPLSLAPRPLHEWFAQAPVSIVQWCLQPLCDRMRLLFFGNLYQDWSDFVLADLGLLRFEQVPFSLDSRALQQRSEVDQAMALHQCGERLELGEEPASILATLASLTIDNPWLARRHGRLLFAVGQQCERLGDWDQALAVYARSSHAQARIRQVRVFERSERWEQAHALARQLAAEPANTLEVQALERMLPRLARKLGGPAQPRRRPAVPELIELELPREQAALGVEEAVRQYLGQTGGQAHYVENTLFNSLFGLLCWEAIFAPVPGAFFNPFQAAPQDLHDSDFQQRRAVQFAACLGRLDDGSHRQAILDSYATKQGLQSPFVFWPMLSETLLDQALTCLPAAHLKQCFLRLLQDIRNNRAGMPDLIQFWPEQQRYRMVEVKGPGDRLQDNQLRWLEFCAEHGLPVAVCHVRWSEPA; encoded by the coding sequence GTGATTGCCCACTCCGTCGATGACCCGCTGTATTACCTGCACAATTTCCGCCAAGTGTTGCGCTGGGTCGAGTCACGTTATGCCGACCTGCTTGATGAGCAGGAACTGGCGTTTGTCCAGGCGTTTGCCGCGCTGGCGCAGCCGGCCCAGGCGCTGATGGTGCGCATGGTGATGCGCAAGGGTGAGCTGTTTCGCTGCGACCGCCTGGACTATGCCGAAATCGGTGACACTGCGGCCGCCTTGCAGCCACTGTTGGCGCTGGGCTGGGTGCGCGAGCCGGAGGTCCTGAGCCTCGAGCAACTGTTCGCACTGTTGCGCAAGGACGAACTGGCCCTTGGCTTCGCCGGGCAGTTGGCCCGCCCAAGCGCGGCAAAGGGCGACCTGTTGGAGCAGTTGCGGCCACTGTCGCTGGCTCCCAGGCCCTTGCACGAGTGGTTTGCCCAGGCCCCGGTAAGTATCGTGCAGTGGTGCCTGCAGCCGCTGTGTGATCGCATGCGTTTGTTGTTTTTCGGCAACCTCTATCAGGACTGGTCGGACTTCGTGCTGGCCGACCTGGGCCTGCTGCGTTTCGAGCAGGTACCGTTCAGCCTCGACTCACGCGCCCTGCAGCAGCGCAGCGAGGTCGATCAGGCCATGGCGCTGCACCAGTGCGGCGAACGTCTGGAACTGGGTGAGGAGCCGGCATCGATCCTGGCGACACTGGCCAGTCTGACTATCGACAACCCGTGGCTGGCGCGGCGCCACGGCCGGCTGCTGTTTGCCGTGGGCCAGCAGTGCGAGCGCCTCGGAGACTGGGACCAGGCGCTGGCGGTGTATGCCCGTAGCAGCCACGCGCAAGCGCGTATTCGCCAGGTTCGTGTGTTCGAGCGCAGCGAGCGCTGGGAGCAGGCCCACGCATTGGCCCGGCAGCTGGCTGCCGAACCGGCCAACACCTTGGAAGTGCAGGCCTTGGAACGCATGTTGCCGCGGCTGGCACGCAAGCTCGGCGGCCCCGCACAGCCACGCCGGCGCCCGGCTGTGCCTGAACTGATCGAGTTGGAGTTACCGCGCGAGCAGGCAGCGCTGGGTGTCGAGGAAGCGGTGCGGCAGTACCTGGGGCAAACCGGTGGGCAGGCACACTACGTGGAGAACACACTGTTCAACAGCCTGTTCGGTCTGTTGTGCTGGGAGGCGATCTTCGCCCCGGTGCCGGGGGCTTTCTTCAACCCGTTCCAGGCGGCGCCTCAGGACTTGCATGACAGCGATTTCCAGCAACGGCGCGCGGTACAGTTCGCTGCGTGCCTGGGCCGCCTGGATGATGGTTCCCATCGCCAGGCCATCCTCGACTCCTACGCGACCAAGCAAGGCCTGCAGTCACCGTTCGTGTTCTGGCCCATGCTCAGCGAAACGTTGCTCGATCAGGCGTTGACGTGCCTGCCCGCCGCGCACTTGAAACAGTGTTTCCTGCGCCTGTTGCAGGACATCCGCAACAACCGCGCCGGCATGCCAGACCTGATCCAGTTCTGGCCGGAGCAGCAGCGCTATCGAATGGTCGAGGTCAAGGGCCCCGGTGATCGCTTGCAGGACAATCAACTGCGCTGGCTGGAGTTCTGCGCCGAGCACGGCTTGCCGGTGGCGGTTTGCCACGTGCGCTGGAGCGAGCCAGCGTGA
- a CDS encoding PLP-dependent aminotransferase family protein: MGREFAYQAVYRYLVALIDEAERGGQPRLPSLRALSRRLRVSLATVQAAYSLLEQEGRVQSVPKSGYFAQVSLKAGRADEGHGLPAQPLLERALFAHERRLGRLRARPTRVLGGPRLRDALAERYTRSSRQYWRPEDVHLGPDVQALLETLLQALALHGSTVLVASPCCWRILRALQRCDMRVLEVPLDAGGSPDIGNLSRLLGCEPVRMVIMPSCLGIPAGRLMPQREQQQIADLLAVHPVWLLENDLDSELCFSMPQRSRLRDWVDPRWLLILGSLEATVGAEAPYAYLLGRPDALAEAFAQRAFQLAPLRQQALAQMITTGEIDEHLARMRVVLHGRMEQLCQQLCTVLGAQVAFDMPEGGYALWVRLPPMMVSAQAVAATADSALQVLAGEQFGLDGRYRQFLALTWLGEQPKALVEALERLGRALAFDAIRR, encoded by the coding sequence ATGGGGCGCGAGTTTGCCTACCAGGCGGTGTACCGTTACCTGGTCGCGCTGATCGATGAGGCCGAGCGAGGCGGGCAGCCGCGCCTGCCGTCGCTGAGGGCGTTGTCCAGGCGCTTGCGAGTTTCGTTGGCGACGGTGCAGGCGGCCTACAGCCTGCTTGAGCAAGAAGGGCGTGTGCAGTCGGTACCAAAGTCTGGCTATTTCGCCCAGGTCAGCCTGAAGGCCGGCAGGGCTGATGAAGGCCATGGGCTGCCCGCGCAGCCGTTGCTGGAGCGCGCGTTGTTCGCCCATGAGCGGCGCCTGGGGCGGCTGCGTGCGCGGCCCACGCGCGTGCTGGGCGGGCCACGGCTGCGTGACGCCCTGGCCGAGCGCTATACGCGCTCATCCCGTCAATACTGGCGGCCCGAGGATGTGCACCTGGGCCCTGATGTGCAGGCGCTGCTGGAAACGCTGTTGCAGGCACTGGCGCTGCATGGCAGTACCGTGCTGGTCGCCTCACCGTGCTGTTGGCGTATCCTGCGGGCCCTGCAACGCTGCGACATGCGGGTCCTTGAAGTCCCGCTGGATGCCGGTGGCAGCCCTGATATAGGCAACCTGTCCAGGCTGCTCGGCTGTGAGCCGGTGCGCATGGTGATCATGCCTTCGTGCCTGGGTATCCCGGCGGGGCGCCTGATGCCCCAGCGCGAACAGCAGCAGATCGCTGATTTATTGGCAGTGCACCCGGTCTGGTTGCTGGAAAACGATCTGGACAGCGAACTGTGCTTTTCCATGCCACAGCGCTCACGGTTGCGCGACTGGGTGGACCCGCGCTGGCTGTTGATATTGGGTTCGCTGGAGGCGACCGTGGGGGCCGAGGCACCTTATGCCTACCTGCTGGGGCGTCCTGATGCCTTGGCAGAAGCGTTCGCCCAGCGTGCCTTTCAGCTTGCCCCGCTGAGACAGCAGGCGCTGGCGCAGATGATCACCACGGGCGAAATCGATGAGCACCTGGCCCGGATGCGAGTCGTGCTGCACGGGCGGATGGAGCAACTGTGCCAGCAGCTGTGTACGGTGTTGGGCGCACAGGTGGCCTTCGACATGCCTGAGGGCGGGTATGCCTTGTGGGTGCGCCTGCCTCCTATGATGGTAAGCGCTCAGGCCGTGGCAGCGACTGCGGACTCGGCATTGCAGGTGCTGGCGGGTGAGCAGTTCGGTCTGGATGGGCGTTATCGGCAGTTCCTGGCGCTGACCTGGCTGGGCGAGCAGCCCAAGGCGCTGGTCGAGGCGCTGGAACGCCTGGGGCGGGCCTTGGCGTTTGACGCCATTCGTCGGTAG
- a CDS encoding zinc-dependent alcohol dehydrogenase family protein, with product MSRMIRFHKFGAADVLRCEEQAEPSPAVGEVQIRVEAIGVSWYDVLWRQNLAPSQARLPAGIGHEMAGVVTAVGEGVEDIAVGDRVASFPATSANDHPVYGDVIVLPRTAITRYPEILTPIEASVHYTPLLIAYFAYVDLARAKAGQTALVTDASHCAGPAFVQLGKALGLKVFAATKEPEQREYLLGLGADKVIVTEEQDLLMQVGKYTDGRGVDMVLDGMGGPQMSLLGDVLAPRGSLVLYGLQGGNQTPFPACAAFQKNIQFYVHCIGNFTGKPELGISQDQVALQRALRDINQFTADQLLTPQIIKVYPFADVVEAHRYMDECPCGGRVVLDMTSR from the coding sequence ATGTCCCGCATGATCCGTTTCCACAAGTTCGGCGCTGCCGATGTGCTCCGTTGCGAGGAGCAGGCCGAACCGTCACCTGCCGTCGGCGAGGTGCAGATCCGCGTCGAGGCGATCGGCGTAAGCTGGTATGACGTGCTCTGGCGGCAGAACCTGGCGCCATCTCAAGCGCGGCTGCCTGCGGGGATCGGCCACGAGATGGCCGGTGTGGTGACGGCGGTCGGCGAAGGCGTCGAAGATATCGCAGTGGGCGACCGGGTCGCCAGTTTCCCGGCCACCAGTGCCAACGATCACCCGGTGTATGGCGATGTCATCGTTCTGCCACGCACCGCCATCACCCGCTATCCGGAAATTCTCACGCCGATCGAGGCCAGCGTGCATTACACGCCGCTGCTGATCGCCTATTTCGCCTACGTCGACCTGGCGCGTGCCAAGGCCGGGCAGACCGCGCTGGTCACCGATGCCAGCCATTGTGCCGGGCCGGCTTTCGTGCAACTGGGCAAGGCGCTCGGCCTCAAGGTGTTCGCCGCTACCAAGGAGCCCGAGCAGCGTGAATACCTGCTGGGCCTTGGCGCCGACAAGGTGATCGTCACCGAAGAGCAGGACCTGCTCATGCAGGTGGGCAAGTACACCGATGGCCGCGGCGTCGACATGGTCCTCGATGGCATGGGCGGGCCGCAGATGTCACTGCTTGGTGATGTGCTGGCGCCGCGTGGCAGCCTGGTGTTGTATGGCCTGCAGGGGGGCAACCAGACACCGTTCCCGGCCTGTGCAGCGTTCCAGAAGAATATCCAGTTCTACGTGCACTGTATCGGCAACTTCACTGGCAAGCCGGAGCTGGGCATCAGCCAGGACCAGGTGGCATTGCAACGGGCCTTGCGCGATATCAACCAGTTCACCGCCGATCAGTTGCTGACGCCACAGATCATCAAGGTGTATCCGTTCGCTGATGTGGTCGAGGCCCATCGCTACATGGACGAATGCCCCTGTGGCGGGCGGGTAGTGCTCGATATGACGTCGCGCTGA